The Oceanispirochaeta sp. genome window below encodes:
- a CDS encoding glycoside hydrolase family 2 TIM barrel-domain containing protein, producing MKHYPYYPERSVLSLEGLWDFSFIGEDLEIDNLSERQIHYDDFMDVPMAFDATPAYAGKQGLAAYRKFITLAEGRKHYLKVAGMGMQNRFYIDQEEIGLCRLPYTGMTIPIPEKFNGEVELVVLSDNRLDINKTPLFDKRTDFYSYGGFFRGIDLHSTGPLALDRVQIKTENITKPQISARIFFQEEVQNTEIEKICFKVCIREYNSSGKRGHTLLEIENPNFSSQTNMEFSFVLPDARIWTLDDPALYELIVRVDDGKHSDTVIERFGIRIVGTDKGQITLNGQPVKLLGYNRHESHPQFGPALPYSQLVQDLQILKDLNCNFIRGSHYPQDQRFLDLCDESGFLFFEESFSWQHNDRHFSRPDFMEDMELQHRLMVRNSYNHPSVIMWGFLNEGDSHKESSRQAYESCFRAIREEDRTRLITYATNHPLDDLYLELCDVISINTYPGWYEMDDEDPAEEVTRPLDRINQEINLLIEHKNSSNHKNKPLILSEIGAGAIYGWRDSLRSHWTEGYQEDYLETVCTRICEDDALAGVALWQFCDGRTYQSGRAVKRPRAFNNKGTCDEYRRPKIAYTAVQRIFGAYRERSCLGTEF from the coding sequence ATGAAACACTATCCATACTACCCTGAGCGATCAGTTCTCTCTTTAGAAGGGCTTTGGGATTTTTCTTTTATAGGAGAAGATCTTGAAATTGATAACTTATCTGAAAGACAGATTCACTATGATGACTTCATGGATGTTCCTATGGCCTTTGATGCTACTCCTGCCTATGCCGGGAAGCAGGGGTTGGCTGCATACAGAAAGTTTATTACCCTGGCAGAAGGGAGAAAACACTATTTAAAAGTTGCCGGTATGGGTATGCAGAACCGCTTTTATATTGATCAGGAAGAGATCGGTCTTTGTCGTCTCCCTTACACAGGTATGACAATTCCAATTCCTGAAAAATTTAATGGAGAAGTTGAGCTTGTTGTATTGAGTGATAACCGTCTGGATATTAATAAAACACCCCTCTTTGATAAACGAACCGATTTTTATTCCTATGGGGGTTTTTTTAGAGGGATTGATCTGCATTCCACAGGTCCCTTGGCTCTGGATAGAGTTCAAATTAAAACGGAAAATATTACAAAACCTCAGATCTCGGCCCGTATTTTTTTTCAGGAAGAAGTTCAAAATACTGAAATTGAAAAGATATGTTTTAAGGTTTGTATAAGAGAGTACAACAGTTCTGGAAAAAGAGGACACACTCTTCTTGAGATAGAGAATCCGAACTTTTCCTCTCAAACTAATATGGAATTTTCTTTTGTTCTTCCTGATGCCCGCATCTGGACTCTTGATGACCCTGCTCTTTATGAGCTCATTGTAAGAGTTGATGATGGAAAACACAGTGATACTGTTATCGAGCGCTTTGGAATACGTATTGTTGGTACAGATAAGGGACAGATTACACTTAATGGCCAACCAGTCAAATTACTGGGATATAATCGGCATGAATCTCATCCTCAGTTCGGACCGGCTCTCCCTTATAGCCAACTGGTACAGGATCTTCAGATACTCAAAGATCTCAATTGTAATTTTATTAGAGGTAGTCACTACCCACAGGATCAACGCTTTCTTGATCTTTGTGATGAATCAGGTTTTCTTTTTTTTGAAGAAAGTTTTTCCTGGCAGCATAATGACAGACACTTCTCCCGTCCAGATTTTATGGAAGATATGGAATTACAACACCGCTTGATGGTTAGAAATTCATACAATCACCCAAGTGTCATTATGTGGGGCTTCCTAAACGAGGGAGATTCTCATAAAGAAAGTTCCAGACAGGCTTATGAAAGCTGTTTTCGTGCTATTAGAGAAGAAGATAGAACCCGTCTTATCACTTATGCCACAAATCATCCTCTCGATGATTTGTACCTGGAACTTTGTGATGTCATCAGTATCAATACCTATCCTGGGTGGTATGAGATGGATGATGAAGATCCTGCAGAAGAAGTGACCCGGCCTTTAGATAGAATCAATCAAGAAATAAATTTACTCATAGAACATAAGAATTCTTCTAATCATAAAAATAAACCTCTTATTCTAAGTGAAATAGGAGCCGGGGCAATTTATGGTTGGAGAGATTCATTAAGAAGCCATTGGACAGAAGGTTATCAGGAAGATTACCTTGAAACAGTTTGTACCAGAATCTGTGAGGATGATGCTCTGGCAGGTGTTGCCCTTTGGCAGTTTTGTGATGGGAGAACATATCAGTCAGGTAGAGCTGTGAAGAGACCTAGGGCATTTAATAACAAAGGGACTTGTGATGAATATAGGCGTCCAAAAATAGCATATACAGCAGTGCAAAGGATTTTTGGAGCCTATCGGGAGCGATCCTGCCTAGGAACTGAATTTTGA
- a CDS encoding helix-turn-helix domain-containing protein, translating into MGIVFYQQTINAAIARIAEENTFSKNYIEKVFEDLNNEMERVAAHSIQSIQNDLNKGDLIESENTVSKLRFLIGNDLIPYSLTDKIISEYYIFIDNPQIVLGPTHSSKLESFWNYLYRFDNISIDDWYSEYVKGPHRGEYLTNQKIVDVSQENQSAYLPYIWSFPHGESGNGVIVFFLSIQEIKNLLSLVSNKGNASVLLLNKQGDIIISSEETDQLLSRDLYSEEKDVLMKAEGHSFISSFSLDSLPMKLLIYQQKDEIKKQARYISQLTIIIIISLSVLGIALGVYVSYISSKPLFTTLKEIQENHPERSGEIIKGNDLQSFFRELTGQNNILKGKIESTKIYSEQMFFQSLFSGEKSGDELESLASELKFSLDNEFYIIACAELPFNFDHDQMVTQMLLREYIKSDYDNNFFYHQTNHKQIAFITGTNKKEIDHASKAASHKFLNLKKDIERELGISLRMGMGTPKKALSKLYESLSEARIAIRHYQKTSNSFVSFIELDTGNLIHYDFNLESETRLLNLIKIGKIDELEQLLAELKHKNIESEQKSRAEKLLFIHDLMASLLKIYSESAINSIALEQKIRELLNRDTVKVEEQYEKVRELFLEVSNRVKIADSKEKLEQKHAMTLFIEANFQDPNLCLDLAAEHFKLSTFYFSRLFSQQFEIPFRQHLEQRRLEYVRQQLKDSNKPLKEIATEAGYSSLNTFSKVFKRIYGYSASEYRKVNSKFSS; encoded by the coding sequence ATGGGTATTGTATTTTATCAACAGACAATAAACGCCGCGATTGCTAGAATAGCTGAAGAGAATACTTTTAGTAAAAACTATATAGAGAAGGTCTTTGAAGATTTAAATAATGAAATGGAGAGAGTTGCCGCCCATTCTATTCAATCTATCCAGAATGACCTGAACAAAGGGGATCTGATAGAATCGGAAAACACTGTTAGTAAATTGCGTTTCTTGATTGGTAACGATCTGATTCCCTATAGCTTAACTGATAAAATCATCTCTGAATATTATATTTTTATAGATAATCCTCAGATTGTCCTGGGACCTACTCATAGTTCAAAACTAGAAAGCTTCTGGAATTATTTGTATCGTTTTGACAATATAAGTATTGATGATTGGTATAGTGAATATGTGAAAGGCCCCCACCGGGGGGAGTATTTAACAAATCAAAAAATTGTTGACGTATCACAAGAAAATCAAAGTGCATACCTGCCCTATATATGGTCATTTCCTCATGGTGAATCAGGCAATGGTGTCATCGTATTTTTTCTCTCCATCCAGGAAATAAAAAACTTACTTTCCCTGGTATCAAATAAAGGGAATGCATCTGTTTTACTTCTGAATAAACAAGGTGACATTATTATTTCCTCTGAAGAGACAGATCAGCTGCTCTCCAGAGATCTTTACTCAGAAGAAAAAGATGTTTTAATGAAAGCAGAAGGGCACAGTTTTATTAGTTCTTTTTCTCTGGATTCCCTTCCCATGAAATTATTGATCTACCAGCAAAAGGATGAAATCAAAAAACAGGCTCGTTATATATCACAATTGACCATCATCATTATTATTAGTCTTTCTGTTTTAGGAATCGCCCTTGGAGTCTATGTCTCGTATATTAGCTCAAAACCCCTTTTTACAACTCTCAAAGAAATACAGGAAAATCATCCTGAGAGGTCTGGTGAGATCATTAAAGGAAATGATTTGCAAAGTTTTTTTAGGGAGTTAACTGGTCAGAATAACATCCTTAAAGGTAAAATAGAGAGTACGAAAATCTACAGTGAGCAGATGTTTTTTCAATCTCTCTTCTCAGGAGAGAAAAGTGGAGATGAATTAGAGTCTTTAGCTTCTGAACTCAAATTTTCTCTGGATAATGAATTCTATATAATAGCCTGTGCTGAACTCCCTTTTAATTTTGATCATGATCAGATGGTCACACAGATGCTTTTAAGAGAGTATATAAAATCCGATTATGACAATAATTTTTTTTACCACCAGACAAATCACAAACAAATTGCTTTTATCACAGGGACCAACAAAAAAGAGATAGATCATGCATCAAAAGCAGCATCCCATAAATTCTTAAATTTAAAAAAAGACATAGAAAGAGAGTTAGGAATCAGTTTAAGAATGGGGATGGGAACACCTAAAAAAGCATTATCAAAACTATATGAATCTCTTTCAGAGGCCAGAATAGCTATCAGGCATTATCAGAAGACTTCTAACAGCTTTGTCAGTTTCATTGAACTTGATACAGGGAACCTAATCCATTATGACTTCAATTTAGAATCAGAAACACGTTTACTCAATTTGATTAAAATTGGAAAAATAGATGAACTGGAACAACTATTAGCAGAGCTCAAACATAAAAATATTGAATCGGAGCAAAAATCAAGAGCCGAAAAACTCCTATTCATACATGACCTTATGGCTTCACTCTTAAAAATATACTCCGAATCAGCCATAAACAGCATTGCACTGGAACAGAAAATTAGAGAACTCTTAAATCGTGATACTGTTAAAGTGGAAGAGCAATATGAAAAGGTTAGAGAGCTCTTTCTGGAAGTCTCCAATAGGGTGAAAATAGCAGATTCCAAAGAGAAATTAGAACAAAAACATGCAATGACCCTCTTTATTGAAGCGAACTTTCAAGATCCAAATCTATGCTTGGATTTAGCAGCCGAACACTTTAAACTCTCTACCTTTTATTTCTCCAGACTTTTTAGTCAGCAATTTGAAATTCCTTTCAGACAACATTTAGAACAAAGACGCCTGGAGTATGTGAGACAGCAACTCAAGGATTCAAATAAACCTCTTAAAGAAATTGCCACGGAAGCTGGGTACAGCTCATTAAACACATTTAGTAAGGTTTTTAAAAGAATTTATGGCTATAGTGCTTCTGAGTATAGAAAAGTTAATTCAAAATTCAGTTCCTAG